One part of the Melitaea cinxia chromosome 8, ilMelCinx1.1, whole genome shotgun sequence genome encodes these proteins:
- the LOC123655708 gene encoding thyrostimulin alpha-2 subunit: MFLKSLIFLLFISNLLASELWKKPGCHIRGHTKNISIPDCIKFEVTTNVCRGYCESWSLPSIIFGFKRHPVTSLGQCCNMMETKDMPVKAFCLDGERNLIFKSAVTCACYHCQKE, encoded by the exons atgtttctaaaaagtttgatttttcttttattcatcAGCAATTTATTGGCGTCAGAATTATGGAAAAAGCCCGGCTGCCATATAAGAG gtcacacgaaaaatatatcaattcCTGATTGTATAAAGTTTGAGGTAACAACAAACGTTTGCCGAGGTTACTGTGAATCATGGTCTCTACCGAGTATTATTTTTGGTTTCAAACGACATCCGGTAACTTCTTTAGGACAGTGCTGTAACATGATGGAAACTAAGGAT ATGCCAGTAAAAGCTTTTTGTTTAGATGGagaaagaaatttaatatttaagtcaGCCGTTACTTGCGCCTGCTATCACTGTCAGAAAGAGTAA